The genomic interval GCTCGCGGTCGTCCTGGCCCGCAGCCGGTCGTCGCTGCCCGGGACCGGGGCCCCGGTTCCCTTGAACTGGAGAGCGAACGTGAGCTGTTTCATGGCTGCTCCTCCTCTCATTCGGCTCCACAGCGGTTGATCTCCCTCCGGTGGGAGGCTTCAGGATAACCGGGAATGGGGCTAGAATGACGAGGTTGCCATGAGCCTTCGAGTGTTCGTCGTACGCCACGGCGCCACCGACTGGTCGCGCGAGCGCCGCTTCGCCGGCTGGCGCGACGTCCCGCTGAGCGACGAGGGGCGCCGCCAGTGCGAGGCCGTGGCCCAGGCCCTGGCCGCCACGGCCGCGGCCGCCGTCTACGCGAGCCCGCTGGAGCGGACCCGCGGGTCGGCCGAGGTCATCGCCAAGCCCCACCGCCTCAGCGTGCAGCTGGCCGACGCCTTCCGCGAGATGGGGTTCGGCACCTGGGAGGGGCTCACGCGCCCGGAGGTCGCCGCGCGCTTTCCGAGCGAGTGGGACGCCTGGTGCGCCCCCCCCGCCTCGTTCACGCCCCCCGGAGGCGAGGCGCTGGGGGCCGTGGCCGAGCGCGTCGCCGGCGGCCTCGAGGACCTCAAGTCCGACCACGACGGCGAGACGGTGATCCTCGTGACCCACGCCGTGGTGGCGCGGCTGATCGTCCTCGCCGCGATCGGCCTGGGGCCGGAACGCCTCTGGAGCATCGATGCCAGCCCCGGCGGCATCTCGGAGCTCGAGTACCGCCCGGATTGGGTGACGGTGCACCGGATGAACACGGTGGCGCATCTCAGCGGCACGGGTGCCCTGGCATGAGGCCGGCCCCTACCCAGCTGCCCAAGGGCGCGCGCATCTACCTGCCGGACGAGGCGGGGCGGAAGCGCCACGTCGAGGCGCGGTTGTTCGACATCTTCGGCCGCTGGGGTTATCGCGAGATCGTGACGCCGACCTTCGAGTTCTTCGACGCGATCGCCATCGGCACCGACCAGGCGCTGCAGGAGAACATGTTCAAGTTCGTGGACCGCGAGACGGGCCGGATGCTGGCGCTGCGCGCCGACATCACCCCCCAGATCGCGCGCGTGGCGGCCACCCGGCTACGTGACGAGCCCAAGCCCATCCGTCTCTGCTACGTGACGAACGTCTTCCGCTACGACGAGCCCCAGCTCTCGCACTACCGCGAGTTCTACCAGGCCGGCGTCGAGCTGATCGGACTCGACAAGCCCGAGGCCGAGGTGGAGGTCATCGCGATGACGGTCGAGGGGCTGCGGGCGCTGGGCCTGCAACGTTTTCAGATCGACGTCGGCCACCCCGACTTTTTCCGCGGGCTCATGGAGGAGATCAAGACCGACGGGGCCCGCGAGCGCGAGGTGCGGACGGCGCTGGCGCGCAAGGACCTCTCGACGCTCGAGCGCCTGGTCGGCGAGCTGGCCCCGCCCGCGCACGTCGGCGACGCGCTCCTGGCCCTGCCCACGCTGTTCGGCCGCGAGGAGGTGCTGGAGCGGGCGGCGGCCTTCGCCCGCAACGCGCGCTCGGAACGGGCCCTGGCCAACCTCGCGGAGATCCATCGGCTGCTGGCGATCTACGGGCTGGCCGAGGCCGTGCTGCTCGATCTGGGCGAGGTCCGGGGCTTCGACTACTACTCCGGCACCTACTTCGAGGCCTACGTGGCCGACTTCGGCGCCGCGGTGGCCGCCGGCGGCCGCTACGACCAGATGCTCGGCCGCTTCGGCTACGACTGCCCGGCCGTGGGCTTCGCCTTCGACGTGGCCCGGGCGCTCAGCGTCATGGAAGCGCAGGGGGTGGCCGTCGAGCTGCCGGGCCCGGACTTCTTCATCATCGACTTCACGCCCGAGAAGACGGCGGCGCTGTCGCTGGCGCGGCGCCTGCGCGATGGGGGAGCCTCGGTCGCGCGCGACATCGTCAGCCGCGGTCTGGAGGAGTCGCTGGCCTGCGCGCGGGCCCAGCGCGTGGCCCGAGCGCTCATCGTCGGCGGCCCGCGCACGCGCGCCGGCGAGATGCTGGTCGTCGATCTCGCCACCGGCACCGAGCGCACGCTGGAGATCCGGACGGCGCTGGACGCGCCCGAGCAA from Candidatus Methylomirabilota bacterium carries:
- a CDS encoding histidine phosphatase family protein, producing the protein MSLRVFVVRHGATDWSRERRFAGWRDVPLSDEGRRQCEAVAQALAATAAAAVYASPLERTRGSAEVIAKPHRLSVQLADAFREMGFGTWEGLTRPEVAARFPSEWDAWCAPPASFTPPGGEALGAVAERVAGGLEDLKSDHDGETVILVTHAVVARLIVLAAIGLGPERLWSIDASPGGISELEYRPDWVTVHRMNTVAHLSGTGALA
- the hisZ gene encoding ATP phosphoribosyltransferase regulatory subunit gives rise to the protein MRPAPTQLPKGARIYLPDEAGRKRHVEARLFDIFGRWGYREIVTPTFEFFDAIAIGTDQALQENMFKFVDRETGRMLALRADITPQIARVAATRLRDEPKPIRLCYVTNVFRYDEPQLSHYREFYQAGVELIGLDKPEAEVEVIAMTVEGLRALGLQRFQIDVGHPDFFRGLMEEIKTDGAREREVRTALARKDLSTLERLVGELAPPAHVGDALLALPTLFGREEVLERAAAFARNARSERALANLAEIHRLLAIYGLAEAVLLDLGEVRGFDYYSGTYFEAYVADFGAAVAAGGRYDQMLGRFGYDCPAVGFAFDVARALSVMEAQGVAVELPGPDFFIIDFTPEKTAALSLARRLRDGGASVARDIVSRGLEESLACARAQRVARALIVGGPRTRAGEMLVVDLATGTERTLEIRTALDAPEQLRGAGRKAGHA